In one window of Nicotiana tabacum cultivar K326 chromosome 12, ASM71507v2, whole genome shotgun sequence DNA:
- the LOC107817581 gene encoding polyadenylate-binding protein-interacting protein 8 isoform X1 has translation MATGTQGSDEIAVIKDSDLITNSKSEYEMQNIVHMLNKLKLNPQAKEFVPSSYNNRDQMFFNNFVTAHKSLGGDGFRNNQRRGNNFNQGRRRMNSRSFRAQREDSIRRTVYVSDIDINVTEEQLAALFSAYGQQVVDCRVCGDPHSRLRFAFVEFADEYSARAALSLCGTILGFSPLKVLPSKTAILPVNPTFLPRSEDEREMCARTVYCTNIDKMVSQADVKIFFEARCGEVSRLRLLGDQVHSTRIAFVEFVMAESAILALDLCGETLGSQPIRVSPSKTPVRPEVPRPAMH, from the exons ATGGCTACTGGTACACAAGGGTCTGATGAGATAGCAGTGATTAAGGACTCTGATTTAATCACAAATTCAAAATCAGAATATGAAATGCAGAATATTGTTCATATGTTGAATAAACTCAAGTTGAATCCACAGGCTAAGGAATTTGTTCCTTCTTCATATAATAATCGTGATCAGATgtttttcaataattttgttACAGCTCACAAGTCTCTGGGAGGTGATGGTTTCAGAAATAACCAAAGG AGGGGGAACAACTTTAACCAGGGCAGAAGAAGAATGAACAGTAGATCTTTTAGAGCTCAAAGAGAAGATAGCATTAGGCGAACAGTCTATGTTTCTGACATTGATATTAAT GTCACGGAGGAGCAGCTTGCTGCGCTATTTAGTGCCTATGGACAA CAGGTCGTTGACTGTCGAGTTTGCGGTGATCCCCACTCCCGTCTTCGCTTTGCTTTTGTGGAGTTCGCTGATGAAT ATTCTGCAAGAGCTGCGCTTAGTCTTTGTGGGACAATATTAGGTTTCTCCCCACTCAAGGTCCTACCATCAAAAACTGCTATACTACCTGTAAATCCTACATTCCTTCCAAGG TCAGAGGATGAGCGCGAGATGTGCGCGAGGACAGTCTATTGCACAAATATCGATAAGATG GTTTCTCAAGCTGATGTCAAAATCTTTTTTGAAGCAAGATGTGGTGAG GTTTCTCGTTTGAGGCTTCTGGGGGATCAAGTGCACTCAACCCGTATAGCTTTCGTTGAATTTGTCATG GCCGAGAGTGCAATTTTGGCATTGGATCTTTGTGGTGAGACATTGGGCTCCCAACCTATCAG
- the LOC107817581 gene encoding polyadenylate-binding protein-interacting protein 8 isoform X2 produces MATGTQGSDEIAVIKDSDLITNSKSEYEMQNIVHMLNKLKLNPQAKEFVPSSYNNRDQMFFNNFVTAHKSLGGDGFRNNQRRGNNFNQGRRRMNSRSFRAQREDSIRRTVYVSDIDINVTEEQLAALFSAYGQVVDCRVCGDPHSRLRFAFVEFADEYSARAALSLCGTILGFSPLKVLPSKTAILPVNPTFLPRSEDEREMCARTVYCTNIDKMVSQADVKIFFEARCGEVSRLRLLGDQVHSTRIAFVEFVMAESAILALDLCGETLGSQPIRVSPSKTPVRPEVPRPAMH; encoded by the exons ATGGCTACTGGTACACAAGGGTCTGATGAGATAGCAGTGATTAAGGACTCTGATTTAATCACAAATTCAAAATCAGAATATGAAATGCAGAATATTGTTCATATGTTGAATAAACTCAAGTTGAATCCACAGGCTAAGGAATTTGTTCCTTCTTCATATAATAATCGTGATCAGATgtttttcaataattttgttACAGCTCACAAGTCTCTGGGAGGTGATGGTTTCAGAAATAACCAAAGG AGGGGGAACAACTTTAACCAGGGCAGAAGAAGAATGAACAGTAGATCTTTTAGAGCTCAAAGAGAAGATAGCATTAGGCGAACAGTCTATGTTTCTGACATTGATATTAAT GTCACGGAGGAGCAGCTTGCTGCGCTATTTAGTGCCTATGGACAA GTCGTTGACTGTCGAGTTTGCGGTGATCCCCACTCCCGTCTTCGCTTTGCTTTTGTGGAGTTCGCTGATGAAT ATTCTGCAAGAGCTGCGCTTAGTCTTTGTGGGACAATATTAGGTTTCTCCCCACTCAAGGTCCTACCATCAAAAACTGCTATACTACCTGTAAATCCTACATTCCTTCCAAGG TCAGAGGATGAGCGCGAGATGTGCGCGAGGACAGTCTATTGCACAAATATCGATAAGATG GTTTCTCAAGCTGATGTCAAAATCTTTTTTGAAGCAAGATGTGGTGAG GTTTCTCGTTTGAGGCTTCTGGGGGATCAAGTGCACTCAACCCGTATAGCTTTCGTTGAATTTGTCATG GCCGAGAGTGCAATTTTGGCATTGGATCTTTGTGGTGAGACATTGGGCTCCCAACCTATCAG
- the LOC107817581 gene encoding polyadenylate-binding protein-interacting protein 9 isoform X3: MNSRSFRAQREDSIRRTVYVSDIDINVTEEQLAALFSAYGQVVDCRVCGDPHSRLRFAFVEFADEYSARAALSLCGTILGFSPLKVLPSKTAILPVNPTFLPRSEDEREMCARTVYCTNIDKMVSQADVKIFFEARCGEVSRLRLLGDQVHSTRIAFVEFVMAESAILALDLCGETLGSQPIRVSPSKTPVRPEVPRPAMH; the protein is encoded by the exons ATGAACAGTAGATCTTTTAGAGCTCAAAGAGAAGATAGCATTAGGCGAACAGTCTATGTTTCTGACATTGATATTAAT GTCACGGAGGAGCAGCTTGCTGCGCTATTTAGTGCCTATGGACAA GTCGTTGACTGTCGAGTTTGCGGTGATCCCCACTCCCGTCTTCGCTTTGCTTTTGTGGAGTTCGCTGATGAAT ATTCTGCAAGAGCTGCGCTTAGTCTTTGTGGGACAATATTAGGTTTCTCCCCACTCAAGGTCCTACCATCAAAAACTGCTATACTACCTGTAAATCCTACATTCCTTCCAAGG TCAGAGGATGAGCGCGAGATGTGCGCGAGGACAGTCTATTGCACAAATATCGATAAGATG GTTTCTCAAGCTGATGTCAAAATCTTTTTTGAAGCAAGATGTGGTGAG GTTTCTCGTTTGAGGCTTCTGGGGGATCAAGTGCACTCAACCCGTATAGCTTTCGTTGAATTTGTCATG GCCGAGAGTGCAATTTTGGCATTGGATCTTTGTGGTGAGACATTGGGCTCCCAACCTATCAG
- the LOC107817582 gene encoding glycolate oxidase isoform X1 produces MGEITNVMEYEEIAKQKLPKMVFDYYASGAEDQWTLAENRNAFSRILFRPRILIDVSKIDLSTTVLGFKISMPIMIAPTAMQKMAHPEGEYATARAASAAGTIMTLSSWATSSVEEVASTGPGIRFFQLYVYKDRNVVAQLVRRAERAGFKAIALTVDTPRLGRREADIKNRFTLPPFLTLKNFEGLDLGKMDEANDSGLASYVAGQIDRSLSWKDVQWLQTITSLPILVKGVLTAEDARIAVQAGAAGIIVSNHGARQLDYVPATIMALEEVVKAAQGRIPVFLDGGVRRGTDVFKALALGASGVFIGRPVVFSLAAEGEAGIKKVLQMLRDEFELTMALSGCRSLKEITRNHIVADWDAPQAALPAPRL; encoded by the exons ATGGGGGAGATTACCAATGTCATGGAGTACGAAGAAATCGCCAAGCAAAAGTTACCAAAAATGGTGTTTGACTACTATGCATCTGGAGCAGAAGACCAATGGACTTTGGCTGAGAACAGAAATGCCTTTTCAAGAATTTT GTTTAGGCCCCGTATTCTTATTGATGTTAGCAAGATTGACTTAAGCACAACAGTGCTCGGCTTCAAGATTTCGATGCCTATCATGATTGCACCCACAGCCATGCAGAAAATGGCTCATCCTGAAG GCGAGTATGCTACAGCAAGAGCAGCATCAGCAGCAGGAACAATTATG ACATTGTCATCTTGGGCAACTTCTAGTGTCGAGGAGGTTGCTTCAACAGGACCTGGCATCCGTTTTTTCCAGCTCTAT GTCTATAAGGACAGAAATGTTGTTGCTCAGCTAGTGAGAAGAGCTGAAAGGGCAGGTTTCAAGGCTATAGCTCTTACAGTTGATACGCCAAGGTTGGGACGCCGAGAAGCTGATATTAAGAACAG ATTTACTTTGCCACCATTTTTGACTTTGAAAAACTTTGAAGGATTGGACCTTGGCAAGATGGACGAA GCTAATGACTCTGGATTAGCTTCATATGTCGCTGGTCAAATTGATCGCTCTTTGAGTTGGAAG GATGTACAATGGCTCCAAACAATTACTTCATTGCCAATCCTGGTAAAGGGTGTACTTACTGCAGAGGATG CTAGGATTGCAGTTCAGGCTGGAGCAGCTGGTATTATTGTGTCGAACCATGGTGCTCGCCAACTCGACTATGTCCCCGCCACTATCATGGCTCTTGAAGAG GTTGTGAAAGCTGCACAAGGCCGAATCCCCGTGTTCCTGGATGGAGGTGTCCGGCGTGGAACAGATGTCTTTAAAGCTTTGGCACttggtgcatcaggggtgttt ATTGGAAGGCCAGTAGTTTTCTCATTGGCTGCTGAAGGAGAAGCTGGAATCAAAAAAGTGTTGCAAATGTTGCGCGATGAGTTTGAGCTAACTATGGCATTGAGCGGTTGCCGCTCACTGAAGGAAATCACTCGTAACCACATTGTGGCTGATTGGGATGCTCCACAAGCTGCTCTTCCCGCGCCAAGGTTATAA
- the LOC107817582 gene encoding glycolate oxidase isoform X2: MGEITNVMEYEEIAKQKLPKMVFDYYASGAEDQWTLAENRNAFSRILFRPRILIDVSKIDLSTTVLGFKISMPIMIAPTAMQKMAHPEGEYATARAASAAGTIMTLSSWATSSVEEVASTGPGIRFFQLYVYKDRNVVAQLVRRAERAGFKAIALTVDTPRFTLPPFLTLKNFEGLDLGKMDEANDSGLASYVAGQIDRSLSWKDVQWLQTITSLPILVKGVLTAEDARIAVQAGAAGIIVSNHGARQLDYVPATIMALEEVVKAAQGRIPVFLDGGVRRGTDVFKALALGASGVFIGRPVVFSLAAEGEAGIKKVLQMLRDEFELTMALSGCRSLKEITRNHIVADWDAPQAALPAPRL, encoded by the exons ATGGGGGAGATTACCAATGTCATGGAGTACGAAGAAATCGCCAAGCAAAAGTTACCAAAAATGGTGTTTGACTACTATGCATCTGGAGCAGAAGACCAATGGACTTTGGCTGAGAACAGAAATGCCTTTTCAAGAATTTT GTTTAGGCCCCGTATTCTTATTGATGTTAGCAAGATTGACTTAAGCACAACAGTGCTCGGCTTCAAGATTTCGATGCCTATCATGATTGCACCCACAGCCATGCAGAAAATGGCTCATCCTGAAG GCGAGTATGCTACAGCAAGAGCAGCATCAGCAGCAGGAACAATTATG ACATTGTCATCTTGGGCAACTTCTAGTGTCGAGGAGGTTGCTTCAACAGGACCTGGCATCCGTTTTTTCCAGCTCTAT GTCTATAAGGACAGAAATGTTGTTGCTCAGCTAGTGAGAAGAGCTGAAAGGGCAGGTTTCAAGGCTATAGCTCTTACAGTTGATACGCCAAG ATTTACTTTGCCACCATTTTTGACTTTGAAAAACTTTGAAGGATTGGACCTTGGCAAGATGGACGAA GCTAATGACTCTGGATTAGCTTCATATGTCGCTGGTCAAATTGATCGCTCTTTGAGTTGGAAG GATGTACAATGGCTCCAAACAATTACTTCATTGCCAATCCTGGTAAAGGGTGTACTTACTGCAGAGGATG CTAGGATTGCAGTTCAGGCTGGAGCAGCTGGTATTATTGTGTCGAACCATGGTGCTCGCCAACTCGACTATGTCCCCGCCACTATCATGGCTCTTGAAGAG GTTGTGAAAGCTGCACAAGGCCGAATCCCCGTGTTCCTGGATGGAGGTGTCCGGCGTGGAACAGATGTCTTTAAAGCTTTGGCACttggtgcatcaggggtgttt ATTGGAAGGCCAGTAGTTTTCTCATTGGCTGCTGAAGGAGAAGCTGGAATCAAAAAAGTGTTGCAAATGTTGCGCGATGAGTTTGAGCTAACTATGGCATTGAGCGGTTGCCGCTCACTGAAGGAAATCACTCGTAACCACATTGTGGCTGATTGGGATGCTCCACAAGCTGCTCTTCCCGCGCCAAGGTTATAA